The sequence TCCGCGTTCCGGTGCACGGCGGCAGCTGGCCCGAGACGCTGATCGAGGAGTTCACCCGTACCTACCGCGCGCTCTACCGGCGGAGCGGACCCGAGGTCGGCGTCGAGGTGCTGAACTGGCGGGTCGTCTCGAGCGGGCCGGCGCCGGACGTCACCTTACGGCTTAAGGCACAGGCGACCGGGGGTGAAGCGCGCAAGGGCACCCGACCGGCGTATTTTCCGGCCGCCGGTAGATTTGTCGACACGGCGATCTTCGACCGGTACCGGCTCCGGCCGGGGACGCGGATCGACGGGCCGGCCATCGTGGAGGAACGCGAGTCCACAGTGGTCGTTCCGCCGGGAGCCCACTGCGTCGCCCGGGAAGACGCCGCGCTGGAGGTGACGGTGTGAGCGTCGACCCCATCCTGGCCGGGTTGTTCGGCAACCGGCTGCACTCGATCCTCGCCGAGCAGCAGAACGCGCTCGTCAACACGGCTTTCTCCGCCGTGGTGCGGGAATCGCTCGACCTGGCCTGCGCGGTGTTCGACTCCCGCGGCGAGATGATCGGGCAGTCCGTCGGCGGCACGCCGGGGCACATCAACGCGATGGCGACCGGCATGCACCACTTCGTCGCGGCCTACCCGCCGGAGACGCTCGAACCCGGTGACGTCCTGCTCACCAACGACCCGTGGCAGACCGCCGGGCAGATCAACGACATCACGGTGGCGACGCCGGTGTTCCGCGACGGCCGGGTGGTGGCCTGGTTCGCGTCCTGCTGCCACGCGCCCGACATCGGCGGCCGGCTGGTGTCCGCCGAAGCCCACGAGGTCTTCGAAGAGGGCCTTCGGCTGCCGATCCTGAAGTTCCTGCGCGCGGGCGAGGTCAACACCGATCTGGAACGGCTGATCCGGGCCAACGTGCGGACGCCGGAGGAGACCATCGGTGACCTGTACGCACAGGTCACCGGCAACGAGGTCGGCGCCGCCAGCCTGCTGCGGCTGCTCGACGAGCTGGGCCTCGACTCGCTCGACGAAATAGCCGCCGAGCTCATGGACCGGTCCGAAAAGGCGCTGCGGGACGCGCTGCGCGAACTGCCGGACGGCGTCTACACCAACGAAATCGCCACCGACGGCTTCGACGACGAAGAAGTCGTCCTGCGCGTGAAGGCCACTGTGGACGGCGACGAGATCCAACTCGACTTCGCGGGTTCGTCACCGCAGAGCCGGCGCGGGATCAACGTCGTGCTGAACTACACGCGGGCGTACGCGTCTTTCGCGGTCAAGGCGGCGATCTCGCCGGAGGTGCCGCACAACGCCGGGTCGTTCCGGCCGGTGCACGTCACCGCGCCCGAAGGCTCCGTGCTGAACTGCCTGCCGCCCGCGCCGGTCGCGTCGCGGCACCTCATCGGGCACTTCCTGCCCTCGCTGCTGATCGGCGCGCTGCCCGGCGCCGCGATCGCGCCGAGCGCGGACGCGCTGTGGATGACCATCTGGCGGGGCCACGGGTTCATGCTCAACGTCTTCCAGACCGGCGGCATGGGCGCCCGGGCGGGCAAGGACGGGCTCAGCACCACGGGATTTCCCAGCGGCCTGCGGTCGACGCCGACCGAGGTCATCGAGACGATGGCGCCGCTGGTCCAGTTTTCCCGGGAGCTGCGGGCGGATTCCGGCGGCGCGGGCCGGTGGCGCGGCGGACTCGGACAGGTGACCACGATGGGGTCACGCGGCGGGGATTCCTGGAGCGTGAACGGGAACGTCGACCGCGTGCGGGCCGCCGCGTCCGGAGTGGACGGCGGCGCCGCGGGGGCACCCGGACGGTTCGGGTTGCGCGAAGGTGCCGACCTGCCCGCGAAAAGCCGGGTGACACTGGCTCCCGAGTCTATTGTGGACGTCACGCTGCCCGGTGGTGGCGGCTACGGGCCGCCGCGCGAACGGCCGGTGGCGGCGGTCCTCGCCGACGTCGTCGAGGGGTACGTCTCGGTGGCGGCGGCGCGTGAGGTGTACGGCGTCGCCGTGCGGTACCTCGGGAGCCCGGACGCGCTCGTCCGGCTGCCCGAGGACTACGCGGTCGACGAAGAGCGGACAGCACGACTGAGAGCGGGGAAGTGACATGGGTCGGTTGGCCGGCAAGGTGGCGGTCGTCTTCGGCGGCGCGCGGGGCATCGGCCTCGCGACGGTCAAGGAGTTCCTCGCCGAGGGCGCGACGGTGTACGCCGCCGACATCCGCGAGCCCGCGGAAGAGATCGGCGGGTACCGGCACTCCACAGTGGACGCCACCGACGAGGCCGCCGTGGCCGCGTTCGTCGACGGCGTCCTCGCCGAGGCGGGCCGCGTCGACGTGCTGTTCAACAACGTCGGCGTCCACCTCGCCAAGCCGCTGGCCGACACGACGGTGGCCGAGTTCGACCACATCTTCGCGCTGAACGTCCGTGCCGCCTTCCTCGGCACCCGCGCCGTGCTGCCGCACATGATCGAGCAGCGGGCCGGGAGCATCATCACGACGTCGTCCAACGGCGGCGTGATGGGCCGCCCCGGCGACCCGGTGTACAACGCCACCAAGCACGCGTTGGTCGGGCTGATGAAGTCGGTCGCCGTCGCCCACGCGCACCAGGGCGTCCGGGCCAACACGGTGAACCCGGGCGCGATCGACACCGAACTGCTGCGCGGCACCCTCGCCTCGCCGGACGACTTCGAGACCAAGCAGCACCAGCTGGTCGCGAGCACGCCCGCGGCGCGCGTCGGCGAGGCTTGGGAGGTCGCGAAGGCGGTCGTGTTCCTGGCCAGCGACGAGTCGAAGTTCATCAACGGCGTCGTCCTGCCGATCGACGGCGCGAAGGCGGCGGGTGCCATGCCGGGCAACCGGTACAGCCTCGACTTCGACCTCGGCGTCGGGGTCGTGCCATGACCGTCGACGCCTCGGGGCTGGGGAGCGAGCGGCACCTGCTGGAACGCAGTGGCACCGCCGAACGGGTCGCGGCGATCCTGCGCCAGTACATCACCGACGGCGTCTTCGCCCCCGGTGAACGCCTGTCCGAGCCGGTGATCAGCTCGGCGCTGGGCGTCTCGCGCAACACGCTGCGCGAGTCGTTCCAGCTGCTGGCCCACGAACGGCTGGCCGTGCACGAGCTCAACCGCGGGGTTTTCGTGCGCGAACTGACCACCGACGACATCGAGGACCTCTACGTCGTCCGCCGCGCCACCGAGTGCGGTGCCCTGCGCCGCGCCGCCGAACTGCCCGCGGTGGACCTCTCCGGGCTGCAACGCGCGCTGGAGGACGGGCGGACCGCGGCCGAAGCCGAGGACTGGCTCGCGGTCGGCACCGCCAGCATCCACTTCCACCAGGCGCTGGCGGACCTGGCCGGCAGCGAGCGGCTGTCCGCGACGATGCGCCAGGTGCTCGCCGAGACGCGGCTGTTCTTCGTGCTCAACGAGAACACGCGGGAGTTCTACGAGCCGTTCCTCGACTACCACGAACGGATCCTGCGCGACCTGCGCCGCGGCCGGTTCGACGCCGCGGCGGCCTCGCTCGACCGCTACCTGCGCGACGCCGAAGCCCGGCTGCTGGAGCTGAGTTCGTAGGGGACGACGACGGTGACCGGGAACGGCCGCCGGTAGACCGTGACGCGGTAGATCCCGTCGGCGCCGGCCGACCAGCCGAGCCGCAGGACCGTCCGGACGACGGAACACACGGCGTACCCCGCCGGGGCGGGACGGGCTTCCGCGGGCGGCGGGACGGCGAGCAGCACGACGGCCACCGCCGCAACGGTCGTCACGCGTCCTCGGAGCACCAGCCCACTCAACCTTGAGGGCGGGCCGCACCGGAAAGGATTCGAGCCGGTTCAAATCCGCGTGAACCACTGTTAACGTCGGTCCGTGTTCACGCTGCGGGCCGATGCCGAGACGGTGGCCAGGACGCGGTTCTCGCCCTCCCTCGCCGCGGAGTCGCTGGCCTGGCTGAAGCTCACCGCCGACGCCGGCCGTCACCCGGTGTTCGGCGATCCCGGCCCGCTCGCCCGCGCGGCGCTCGCCCACCCGGACGTCGCCCTGCTGCTGGACCTGCTGCCGCGCGTCGGCGACGTCTACACCCCGGACCTGCTCACGCCGCAGCCCGGAACCGCGACCCGGCCAGGCGATCTGCTCGACGAGCAGATCGCGCGGATCGAGGCGACCACGCAGGACGTCCTCGAGGAGCAGGTCCTCGCCTACACGCAGGTCCACTGGAGCCGGCCGCTGCCGATCGGGGCCCGCCTGATCGCGGAGTCGGGCTCGATGCCGCGGCGGCTGGCCGGCGGCCTCGCCCGGTTCTGGCGGGACGTGCTGGCCGACGACTGGCCCGCCCTGCACCCGGTCGTCGACCGCGACATCGCTCATCGCGCGAAGACCATCGCCACCCACGGCGTCGGCGCGGCGCTCGCGTCACTGCACCCCACGATCGGCTGGGCCGGCGACGCGATCACCCTCGCCGCGCCGTTCGACGGCGAGGCCGACATCGCCGGCCGCGAGCTGGTCCTCGCCCCCGGCGTGCTCAGCTGGCCCGGCACGAGCATCCAGGTCGACGTGCCCGGCCAGGTCGTGCTCTGCTACCCCGCGCTCGGGGTCGGCACGGGCGCGGACCGGCCGCCCGGGCGGCTCGCGCCGGTGGTCGGCGAAGCCCGGGCGGCGCTGCTGGCCGACCTCGAAACCGCGCGGCCGACCGCCGAACTCGCCGCCCGGACCGGGTACAGCCCGGGCACCGTCTCCTACCACCTGAGCGCGCTGCACCGCGCCGGGCTCGTCAGCAAGGTCCGGGACGGGCGGTACGTGCTGTACCGGCGGACCGCGCAGGCCGTCGTCCTCGTGGAAGGGGCGCTCAGCAGGTGACGTTCGGCGCGATCCAGTCGGCGTACTCGCCGGCCGAGCCGTCGCCGGCGTCGTCGACCGCGATGGCCAGCTGCTGCACCCCGGTGACCGGGAGCGTCAGCTTCTGCGGCTTCACGCCGGGCCGGACGACCCCGGTCGCGTAGAGCTCGCGGCCGTCGCCCAGGACCCGGAACGCCACCGTCGCCTGCGGGCTCGAGACGTCGTCGACGCCGTACTGGACCGAGAACGACTTGCACGCGCCCCCGAGGTACAGCCGGATCACCGACGGCGCGTGCACGCCCACGCCGCTGTTCGGCTGGTAGCCGACCCCGCCGACCGACATCGCCCGCCCGTTGGCGACGCTGCCGCGTTCCACCGGGCCGGACCCGTTCTCGGAGTAGAGCCACGGCCGCGTCGACAGGTACGTCGTCGTGCCGGCCGGCGGCGCGGTCACCAGCGGCGCCTCGGCCGAACCGGTCGCGGTGCGCGTCCCGAGCACGCTCGTGTAGCCGCCGCTCGCGCCGACCAGCAGCTTCGCGGCCGGAGCCGCGGTCGGCCGCAGCGTGATCTCCCGCGTGACCGAACTGCCCGGCGAGACGTGCGGGACGTCGACCTCCGCGGGCCCGTCCAGCTGCCATCCGGCGGGGACGGTGAGCGCGTACCGCGCGTCGTCGATCGGGGTGTCGCCGTCGTTGGTCAGCGTGACCGTGCCGTCGACCGGCTGACCGGCCAGGAAGCCCTCCGGCAGCTGCACGTCCAGCGTCACCAGCGGATCGGCCGTCGACGGCTGTCCCGGCCACACGCGGAAGAAGACGCTGCTCAGCGCGGGCACGGACGCGCGCAGCGTGCCGGTGCTGGTCAGTTCGGTGCCGGCCCAGAGGTCGCGGACGCGGTAGGCGGGCGCCGCCGCGATGCCGGTCTCGGCGAGGTCGAACGGGATCGTCCGCGCGTACGAGCCGCGGTTGAGCAGCAGCACCGCGACCGAGCCGTCGGACATCGGCTTCGCCCAGACCTCGCCGTCGGACAGGTCGCGGACCTTGAAGCCCGGTGTGCCGGACCAGTCCTGGTCGACCGCGATCACGTCCCGGTTGGCGATCGTGTCCAGCGGGAACGACTCGTTCGGGATGAGCGGCGCGTTCATCAGCGCCCACAGCGAAAACTGCGTCCGCCGCGGGGCGAGGTCGAGGAAGCTGAAGTTGAGGTAGCCGGGATCGCTCCAGCCGCCTGGGCCGGTGAGCCCGGCGAGCGCGGGCTGCTGGTCGACCGCCTGCATCACGCTCGCGAGCGGCTCCGGGAGGTCGCTCGCGAGCTGCCAGGTGTGCGCACCCGCGCCGGGTGCCCACTCCCACTGGCGGTAGTTGTTCGACATCGTGTCGATCATCGCGAGCAGGATCGGCCGCCCGGTGCTCTTGAGCGCGTCACTCATCTTCTTGGTCGCCGCCGCGACGCCGTTCTCGCCGCCGCACGTGTCGTACGCGAGGTAGTCGACGCCCCAGGCCGCGAACGTTTGCGCGTCCTGTTCTTCGTGGCCGCGCGAGCCGGGCATCGCGCGTCCGCAGACCTGGTCGCCGGTTCCGCTGTACAGCCCGAACTTCAGCCCGTTGGCGTGCACGTACGCGATCAGCCCCGGCAGGTCCGGGTACTTCGCGGTGTCCGGGCGCAGCGCACCGTCGGCGCCGCGTGTCGGCTGCGCCCAGCACCCGGCGATGTTGACGTAGGTGTAGCCCGCGTCGCGCAGGCCGGTGCTCACCAGCATGTCGACGGCGGCGCGGACCTTGGCGTCGTCGATCCGCGGGCACTGGTTCCAGCCGCGCGACCACGAGATCCCCATCGGCGGGGTCGCGGCGATCGCGGGCTCGCCGGCGGTCGCGGGCGCGGCGACGGCGGTGGCGAGACCGAGGAGCGTGAGCAGCAGAACGCCGATTCTTCGCACGGCTTCCCTCCCCAGGAGCGTGGCAAGAGCTCCAGGGTGCATCGGGGGACGATCCGGGCATGAGGGGATAAGTGCCGTCCCCGGCCGGGTGACCGGGGACGGCGGGTGGTGCGTGATTTTCCCTTGCTCAGCAGGTGATCGCGGCGTCCGCCCAGTCGGCGTGGTCGTTGGTGTTGCCGTCGCCGCCGTCGGTCACGGCCAGCTCCAGCACCTGCACGCCGGCCAGCGCAGCTTCGAGCGGCTGAGCCTTGTCACCGGGGTGCAGGACGCCGGTCGCGGCGAGCTCCTTGCCGTCCCCGAGGATGCGGAAACCCGCGCTGCCGCCCGAATTCTCGTCGTCCAGGCCGACGAGCGCGCGGACCGACGTACAGGCCGCGCCGACGTAGACGCGCACGCTCGACGGGGCGTGCGCGCCGATCCCGTCGTCGTAGCCCACGCCGGCGATCGTGATCCGGTGCCCGTCACCCGCCGCGCTCTCGCCGTTGCTGGTCCCGCGCTCGACCGGGCCCCAGCCGTTGTCGGACGACATCCACGCGGCCTTCGACAACGCCGTCGTCCCGGCGGCCGGGCGCGTGACCAGCGGTGAGCTGCCTTCCGACGTAAGGCTGCGCTGGCCGTACAGCGTAAGGTAGCTCGCCTTCGCGACGAGCGTGACGCGCTCACCCGCGGGCGCGACCGGCTCGAACGTGACGTTCTGCTGCCACGTCCTGCCGGGCGCCACGACCGGCACGGTGAACGCGCCGGGGCCGCGCAGCCGCCAGCCTGCCGGGGCCGCGATGCTCGTGCGCACCTGCGCGATCGGCGTGCTGCCGTCGTTGGTGACCTTCAGCGTGGTGGTCAGCGGCCGGTCGGCGGGCACGTAGTCCGGGTTCGGCAGGGCGAGCGTCGTCAGCGGCGCGGCGGACGGCTTCTTCTCCGGCCGGACGCGGAACGTGGCCGAGCCGTGGGCCGGGACGGCCGCCCGGACGGTGCCCGACGTCTCGGTCTGGGTGCCGGTCCAGAGGTCGCGGACGCGGAAGCTGTGGCCCGCGAGGTTCAGCTCCTTCGCCGTCGTGGTCATCGCCGTACTCGCGGAACCGCGGTTGAACAGCACGACCGCGGCCGAACCGTCGGACATCGGCTTCGCCCAGACCTCGGTGTCGCCGTCGTCGCGGATCTTGTGGCCCTGCACGCCGGCCCAGTCCTGGTCCAGCGCGATGACGTCCTTGTTCTCGAGGATCGCCTTGGTGGCCGGGGTCATCGCGGGCAGATCGTTCCCGGCCAGCAGCGGCGCGTTCAGCAGCGCCCACAACGAGAAATGCGCGCGGTACTCGGCGTCGGTCATGCCGCCGTTGCCGACTTCGAGCATGTCCGGGTCGTTCCAGCCGCCGGGCCCGCTGTACTTCTCCAGGCCGACCTGCTGGTCGAGGATGCCGGTCAGGCTGCCCCAGTTGTCGCTGATGTCGCCGGTTGTCCGCCACAGCTGCGCGCCGGCGTCACGGCCCCACGTCCACGGGTCGTTCTCGCCCCATTCGCAGAGCGCGTAGACCATCGGACGGCCGGTCTTCTTGATGGCGTCGCCCATCTTCGTGTAGCGCTCGATCGCCGGGCGGCCCTGGTTGTTGCAGTTGTCGTACTTGAGGTAGTCGACGCCCCAGTCGGCGAACGACTGTGCGTCGGCCTCCTCGTGGTCGAGGGCGCCGGGCATCGTCTTCTGGCAGGTCAGCGTGCCCGCGCTGGTGTAGATGCCGAGCTTGAGGCCCTTGTCGTGGACGTAGTCGGCGAGCGCCTTGATGCCGTGCGGGAAGCGCTCGTGGTTCGGCTCGAGCTTGCCGTCGGCCGTGCGGTTCTGTTCGGCCCAGCAGTCGTCGATGTTGACGTACTGGTAGCCCGCGTCCTTCATGCCGGTCGACACGAGCGCGTCGGCGGCGCCGCGGATGAGGTTTTCGTCGATCTCGCAGCCGAACTTGTTCCAGCTGTTCCAGCCCATCGGCGGGCGTTCACCGACGCGCTGGGCGGCGAAGTACTGGGGTTCGGCGGCCGCGGGGGTGGCCGGTACGACCGCGACCACCGTGGTGCAGGCGGCTATCGCGGCCGCCATTCCAACAAGACGACGCATAAATACCCTCCAGGAGTGCGCAACTCTGCACAGACTCACTCAACAATCAACAGGACGGGAGTGACCGTCGTCTACGTCCGTTAGTAGGTAATCCATTTCCGGGGGTGCGCGAGGTAGAAAGGGGGCTGGCCGCCCAGTTCGACGAGGAGCCGCTGATGCCCGAAGGATTCCGCCCGCTCGACGGGATCAAGGTCGTCGACCTGTCCCGCATCCTCGCCGGCCCGTACTGCACCCAGTACCTCGGCGAGATGGGCGCGGACGTGGTGAAGGTCGAGCCCCCGGGCCACGGCGACGACACCCGCGGCTGGGGTCCGCCGTTCGTCGGCGACGAAGCCGTCTACTACCTGGCGGCGAACCGGAACAAGCGCGGGATCGTCCTCGACCTCAAGAGCGACCGCGGCCGCGAGGCGCTGCGCCGGCTGGTCGCGGACGCCGATGTGCTCGTCGAGAACTTCCGCCCGGGCACGCTGGAGAAATGGGGGATCGGCTACTCGTCGCTGGCCGAGTCGAATCCCCGGCTGATCCACGTGTCGATCACCGGGTTCGGGCAGACCGGGCCGTACCGCGACCGCGCGGGTTACGACCTGGTCGCCCAGGCCCTCGGCGGCGTGATGTCCCTGACCGGCGAGCCCGACGGCGCGCCGGCGAAGGTCGGGCTGCCGGTGGCGGACCTGAACGCGGGGACGTGGGCGATCATCGCCGTGCTGATGGCCCTGCAGGCGCGGCACACCACCGGCCGCGGGCAGTACCTCGACGTGTCCCTTTTGGACAGTCAGCTGGCGTGGCACGTTTACGCGGCGGGCGCGCACTTCTACGACGCGCCCCGCCCGCGGCGGATGGGCTCGGCGCACCCGAGCATCGTCCCGTACCAGGCGTACCACGCGGCCGACGGCTGGCTGATCATCGCGGTGGGCAGCGAGAAGCTGTGGCACGCGTTCTGCGGGGTGCTGGAGCTGGACATCGCTTCGGACCCGCGGTTTTCGTCGAACGCTTTGCGGGCCGCGCACCGCGATGAGCTGAACGCTCTTCTGGAACCGGTGTTGGTCACGCGCACGGTGGCGGAGTGGTCGAAGTCCTTTGACGCGGCGGGTATTCCGGCGGCTCCGATCAACGAGATCGACGACGTGTACGCGGATCCGTGGACGGCGGCGCGCGACCAGGTGGTGCGGCTGCCGCACCCGACGGTGGGGACGTACGTGGGGACGGGGTTTCCGGTGAAGGCGTCCGATACCCCGGCGCGGGCTTCGTCGGCGCCGCCGACGTTGGGGCAGCACACGGCGGAGGTGCTCGGGGAGCTGGGGTACTCGCCGGAGGAGATCGCGGAGTTCCTGGAGTGAGGTTCAGCTCGCCGTCGGTCTCCAGTGGAGAAAGTTCGCCCGGGCGGCGAGACCTGGACACCGGTGGGGCCGGCCTGTGCGTACCGGATCATGCGCCGGATGCCGAGCGGCTCGTCGGGAGTCCGGCGGAGCCACTTCTCGTAGCCGGTGCCGCAGCAGCGGCACCGCTGTTACGCGTTGCGGTGCCATCGCGGCCAGTCCGGCGGCTGGAACTGTGCACGATGGAGTGTTCGCGCTCACCGCTTCGCCCTGGTAGGGATGGGGGCAGGACTGAGGAGGACCGATGGCAGCACAGCACGCCCTGTGGCACCCGTTCGCCGACATGGGGGCGGTCGACGGCGACCGGATGGTCATCACGCGTGGCGAGGGGTCGTACGTCTGGGATGACGGCGGGCGGCGGTACTTCGATGCGACCGCGTCGCTCTGGTACGCGAACTTCGGGCACGGGCGGCCGGAAATCACCGACGCCGTCGCGAAGCAGCTGCGGACGCTCGACTCGTACAACCTGTTCGGCTACAACGCCAACGAACCGGCGATCGAGCTGGCGGACCGCGTCGCCGCGCTGGCGCCGGAGCCCGGCTCGAAGGTGTTCTTCGGCTCGGGTGGCGGGGACGTCATCGACACCGCCGTCAAGCTGGCGCGGGCGTACTTCGCGCACACCGGGCGGCCGGAGAAGGTGCACGTGATCGGCCGGGCGCAGGGGTACCACGGCACGCACGGCTTCGGCACCGTGGTCGGCGGCATCCCGGCCAACGCGGCCGGCTTCGGTCCGCAGCCGCCGGACTTCTCGCACGTGCCGTACGACAGTGCGGCGGCGCTGGAGGCGGAGATCGAGCGCGTCGGGGCGGCGCGCGTGGCGGCGTTCTTCTGCGAGCCGGTGATCGGCGCGGGCGGTGTGCTGCTGCCGCCGGACGGGTACATCGAGGAGGTCGCGGCGATCTGCCGCCGCCACGACGTGCTGTTCGTCGCGGACTGCGTGATCGCGGCCTGGGGCCGGCTCGGCACCTGGTTCGGCATCGACCGCTGGGCCGTCCGGCCCGACATGATCACGACGGCGAAGGGCATCACCGGCGGCACGATCCCGCTGGGCGCGCTGATCGTGGCCCCGCGGGTCGCGGAACCGTTCTTCACCGGCGCGCCGGGCGCCCCGATCTTCCGCCACGGCGCGACGTACGCGGGCCACCCGGTGGCGTGCGCGGCCGGCCTGGCGACCCTGGACATCTACGAGCGCGACGGCCTGATCCCGCGCGGCCGCGAACTCGAGAAGCCACTGGCCGACGCCGTGTCGGGCGTGAGCGGGCACCCGCTGGTGGCAGAAGTCCGCGCGGGGCTCGGCTTCCTCGCGGCCGTCGAGCTGACGGCGGAGGTCATGGACGCCGACCCGGGCGCGCCGGTGAAGCTGCAGCGTGCCTGCCGGGACGAGGGTGTGATCGTGCGGAACCTCGGGCGCGGGGTCGCGGTGTCACCGCCGCTGATCGCGGCCGAGCCGGAGCTGGACCTGCTGGCGGAGGCGCTGCCGAAGGCCTTGGACCGGTTGGCCGCCCAGCGCTGAGGGACGCGCGCCGGCGGCGGCCTCCGGTCCGCCGCCGGCCCCGCACCTCACGAAATGCAGAACTCGTTCCCCTCCGGGTCCGCCACGGTCACCCAGCTGTGCGGCCCCTGCCGCCCCCGGTGCAGGTACGTCGCCCCGCGGGACGTCAGCTTCTCCAGCGTCGCCTCGACGTTGTCCGCCCCCACCCAGACGTCGATGTGGAGCCGGTTCTTCACCGTCTTCCCCTCCGGGACCTCCTGGAAGAGGATCCGCCGTGGCGGCCCGTCGGGTGGCGAGTCCGGATGCCGGATCGCCGCGCCGGTCTTCCAGACCAGCGACCCGCGGTAAGTCCGGGTTTCCTCCTCCTTCGCGTACCCCTTCGCGATCATCTCGCGGATGAAGCCTTCGTCCGTCGGTTCCACGGACCAGCCGAGCGTCTCGGCCCACCAGTCGGCCTGCACGTGCGGGTCGGCCGAATCCACCACTACCTGGAAGTCATGCGCCATACCGGCACGTTAACGACCGAGTCCGACATTTTCCGGAGCGCCGGGTCCTCGGGGACGACCGTGAAGCGCCACTTGTCCACGCCGCCGCCCATGATTTCGGCGTACCGGCGGGCGCCGTCGGCGTTGGCGAAGCGGACCTGCTGGCCGTTCGTCAGGTGGGTGATCTTGACCGCCACAACAACCTCCCGAAGTCTGTGGGCCGGCCCGCGGAGCTTCCCCCTCCGGGACCGGCCCGCACAGTAGAACACATGTTCGACCGTGCGCGCCAGTGCATCCCCCGGCTAGGGGAGAAATCGGCAAAACTCCAGGTCAGAGCGGTCGGATCATCGCGACACGCGGCCAGGCGTCCAGGCCGCGGGCCGCCTCGGCGCCGCGGATCGCGCGCAGCCCGTCGCCGATTTCACCGTCCGGGAGGACGTGGAACCGGAGCCGCTCGTAGTAGGGCGCGTTCCACGGCACGGCGGCGAACGTCGTGAGCGTCAGCGCCGGCAGATCGCGGGCGAGCGCCCACTCGGCGAGCGCTTCGATCAACGCGCGGCCCAGCCCGCGCCGGGCGTGGGCTGGGTGGACCGAGACCTGCTCGATGTGCCCGTGCCCGTCGACGACCTCCGCGACGAGGTAGGCGACCGGCCGGTCGTGCTCGTCGACGCTCACCCACGCGCGGCCGTCGGACTGGTACACCGCCAGTTCCGCGACCGACCCGGGGTCGTCGTCGGCGATCGCCGTCATGCCGATGTCGCGGAAGAGGCTGCCCGCCTCGCGTTCGATGTCGATCAACGCGGGCAGGTCGTCGGGGCGCGCGAGCCGGATCACCCGGTCATTCCTACGGGCTCGCGCGGGATTCTCACAGCGAATAAGACGAGATCGTCCGCTGGATCCGGATCGCGTACTCCTGCAGGGCGCTGATCGCGGTGTGCCGGGCGTCCTCGGTGATCCGCGCCGCCGGGCCGGCCATGCTGAGCACCGTCGGCCGCCGTCCGTAGGCGTGTACCGGGACCGAACACGCCCAGACGCCTTCGTCGATTTCTCCCGAGCTGACCGAAAACCGGTTCTCCAGCGCGTGCTTCAGCTCGTCGCGGATGGCGGTACCGCGCTGCTCAATGATCGACGGCAGCCGCCGGTCGCGTTCCATCTCCGGCAGCAGGGCGAGCAGCATCTTGCCGGACGCACCGAGCCCGAGCGGCATCGAATGCCCCGGCTCGAACGTGAACCGCATGGCGCGGTCACACTCGACGCGGTCCGCGCACACGGCGGCGTCGCCGAACTGCTGAAACAGCATCACCGTTTCGCCCAGCTCCCGCGCGGCCTCTTCCATCGACGGCCGCGCCAGCCGGACGAGGTCGTTCGCCAGCTGCGCCGCCCGCGCCAGCGGCATCACCTGGCTGGTCAGGTGATAGTGCCCGGCCCGGCCTTCTTCGAGCAGCTGCAGCTCCTTGAGCAGCGCCACATAGCGGTAGGTCGTCGCGACCGGGCTGCCGATCGTCGCGGCGAGCTCGGCGACGCTGGCCTCCCAGCGGCTTTCGGAAAAGGCGAGCAGCAGCTGCAGGACCTTGCGGGAACTGCTGGCACCGGGGGTGCGGCGCGGCGCGGAGGTGGCGGGACCGTCGACGGCACTGACGGCAGGCGTCATCATGACCTCTCGGTGAGACAAAAACGACCTTCGCTATCACACGGGGTGAATAAATTAGCACGTTGTGTTAAACGAAAGCCAGTAATCCGCCACCCGGGGATACCGCGGTTCAG is a genomic window of Amycolatopsis lexingtonensis containing:
- a CDS encoding NPCBM/NEW2 domain-containing protein, which codes for MRRIGVLLLTLLGLATAVAAPATAGEPAIAATPPMGISWSRGWNQCPRIDDAKVRAAVDMLVSTGLRDAGYTYVNIAGCWAQPTRGADGALRPDTAKYPDLPGLIAYVHANGLKFGLYSGTGDQVCGRAMPGSRGHEEQDAQTFAAWGVDYLAYDTCGGENGVAAATKKMSDALKSTGRPILLAMIDTMSNNYRQWEWAPGAGAHTWQLASDLPEPLASVMQAVDQQPALAGLTGPGGWSDPGYLNFSFLDLAPRRTQFSLWALMNAPLIPNESFPLDTIANRDVIAVDQDWSGTPGFKVRDLSDGEVWAKPMSDGSVAVLLLNRGSYARTIPFDLAETGIAAAPAYRVRDLWAGTELTSTGTLRASVPALSSVFFRVWPGQPSTADPLVTLDVQLPEGFLAGQPVDGTVTLTNDGDTPIDDARYALTVPAGWQLDGPAEVDVPHVSPGSSVTREITLRPTAAPAAKLLVGASGGYTSVLGTRTATGSAEAPLVTAPPAGTTTYLSTRPWLYSENGSGPVERGSVANGRAMSVGGVGYQPNSGVGVHAPSVIRLYLGGACKSFSVQYGVDDVSSPQATVAFRVLGDGRELYATGVVRPGVKPQKLTLPVTGVQQLAIAVDDAGDGSAGEYADWIAPNVTC
- a CDS encoding CaiB/BaiF CoA transferase family protein, translating into MPEGFRPLDGIKVVDLSRILAGPYCTQYLGEMGADVVKVEPPGHGDDTRGWGPPFVGDEAVYYLAANRNKRGIVLDLKSDRGREALRRLVADADVLVENFRPGTLEKWGIGYSSLAESNPRLIHVSITGFGQTGPYRDRAGYDLVAQALGGVMSLTGEPDGAPAKVGLPVADLNAGTWAIIAVLMALQARHTTGRGQYLDVSLLDSQLAWHVYAAGAHFYDAPRPRRMGSAHPSIVPYQAYHAADGWLIIAVGSEKLWHAFCGVLELDIASDPRFSSNALRAAHRDELNALLEPVLVTRTVAEWSKSFDAAGIPAAPINEIDDVYADPWTAARDQVVRLPHPTVGTYVGTGFPVKASDTPARASSAPPTLGQHTAEVLGELGYSPEEIAEFLE
- a CDS encoding NPCBM/NEW2 domain-containing protein, yielding MAAAIAACTTVVAVVPATPAAAEPQYFAAQRVGERPPMGWNSWNKFGCEIDENLIRGAADALVSTGMKDAGYQYVNIDDCWAEQNRTADGKLEPNHERFPHGIKALADYVHDKGLKLGIYTSAGTLTCQKTMPGALDHEEADAQSFADWGVDYLKYDNCNNQGRPAIERYTKMGDAIKKTGRPMVYALCEWGENDPWTWGRDAGAQLWRTTGDISDNWGSLTGILDQQVGLEKYSGPGGWNDPDMLEVGNGGMTDAEYRAHFSLWALLNAPLLAGNDLPAMTPATKAILENKDVIALDQDWAGVQGHKIRDDGDTEVWAKPMSDGSAAVVLFNRGSASTAMTTTAKELNLAGHSFRVRDLWTGTQTETSGTVRAAVPAHGSATFRVRPEKKPSAAPLTTLALPNPDYVPADRPLTTTLKVTNDGSTPIAQVRTSIAAPAGWRLRGPGAFTVPVVAPGRTWQQNVTFEPVAPAGERVTLVAKASYLTLYGQRSLTSEGSSPLVTRPAAGTTALSKAAWMSSDNGWGPVERGTSNGESAAGDGHRITIAGVGYDDGIGAHAPSSVRVYVGAACTSVRALVGLDDENSGGSAGFRILGDGKELAATGVLHPGDKAQPLEAALAGVQVLELAVTDGGDGNTNDHADWADAAITC